Proteins encoded together in one Bacteroides ovatus window:
- a CDS encoding DUF6625 family protein encodes MPKVIIILPYFGKFDSLFTFWLQSCAYNNTIDFLVITDDKTKYNYPQNVKVVYDTFVHLREEIQLLYDFKISLETPYRFCNFRPAYGEIFQNYLEGYDFWGFSDCDMLFGDIMKFIPSDWSCYDKIGKFGHLSLVRNTEENRMLYKENDAYKIAFSTNRPLFFDEDAFPYLFEKHGKKIYPFPILDFMPRLKELKVLNDKLGNRMSVFTYEEGRIMRYSLYENKIVSNEYAYIHFLKRPIEIACNGIPQSFLIVPNQFINMEPITLDLIVKHVGKGIFWAYWRNSFKWKNFKDRLYNRLWGNRADRNLIQCMRRKIDRAG; translated from the coding sequence ATGCCTAAAGTTATAATTATACTTCCCTACTTTGGGAAATTTGATTCACTATTTACATTTTGGTTGCAATCATGCGCTTACAATAATACGATCGACTTCCTTGTAATAACCGATGATAAGACAAAATATAATTATCCTCAAAATGTAAAGGTTGTCTATGATACATTTGTGCATCTTCGTGAAGAAATTCAGTTGCTTTATGATTTCAAAATATCATTGGAGACTCCTTATCGGTTTTGTAATTTTAGGCCTGCATACGGAGAAATTTTTCAAAATTATTTGGAAGGATATGATTTTTGGGGATTTAGTGATTGTGATATGTTGTTTGGAGATATTATGAAGTTCATCCCTTCTGATTGGAGTTGTTACGATAAAATAGGAAAATTTGGTCACTTATCATTAGTCCGCAATACGGAAGAAAACAGGATGTTATATAAGGAAAATGATGCATATAAAATAGCTTTCTCTACTAATCGTCCTTTATTTTTTGATGAAGACGCGTTCCCTTATCTTTTTGAAAAGCATGGAAAGAAGATTTATCCGTTTCCTATTTTAGATTTCATGCCTAGGTTGAAAGAGTTGAAAGTACTTAATGATAAGCTAGGAAATAGGATGAGTGTGTTTACTTATGAAGAAGGACGTATTATGCGATATTCTTTATATGAAAATAAAATAGTATCTAATGAATATGCATATATTCACTTTTTGAAACGCCCCATTGAAATAGCCTGTAATGGTATACCTCAATCTTTTTTGATTGTACCCAATCAATTTATAAATATGGAGCCGATCACATTAGACTTGATTGTTAAACATGTCGGTAAAGGAATTTTTTGGGCATATTGGCGAAATAGCTTCAAATGGAAGAACTTTAAGGATAGGCTGTACAATAGGTTATGGGGAAACCGTGCGGATAGAAATCTAATTCAATGTATGAGGAGGAAGATTGATAGAGCAGGCTAA
- a CDS encoding MBOAT family O-acyltransferase: MNWSPTYSLFLVFVTLVSYVGAQILQKFCESENDKLRRVVLASTLLLCFSGLFIFKYLNFLNDSLWGLFSLMGIRMEVPHLELLLPVGISFYTFQACGYMIDVYRRQIMVERNFCTYALFISFFPQIAAGPIGRGKELLPQFKVKHYLNREDITTGLRWMLWGYFMKVVVADRLALYTDAVFGNIAHHTGGSILVAAVLFTFQIYCDFAGYSFIALGCARIMGFRLIVNFARPYMATSVQDFWRRWHISLSTWFRDYLYIPLGGSRCSKWRTRMNLMITFVVSGLWHGANWTFVIWGGLNGLFQVIGNVINPIKEQTRLCCGLRKDSIWLKAFNILLTFVLMTVTWTFFKAHTLEDALLAISKMVLPAGVLYKPDLSVLLYGTMGVGVLMGCDMLEEKNGKHPLLENDSITIRFASYVVLSMIILSVGVFDGGQFIYFQF, translated from the coding sequence ATGAATTGGAGTCCTACGTATAGCTTGTTTCTTGTATTTGTCACTTTGGTAAGTTATGTAGGAGCACAGATACTTCAAAAGTTTTGTGAGAGTGAGAATGATAAACTAAGAAGGGTTGTCTTAGCTAGTACACTTTTGCTTTGCTTTTCAGGATTATTTATTTTTAAATATCTCAACTTTCTGAATGATTCGCTTTGGGGACTATTTTCGCTGATGGGTATTCGAATGGAAGTGCCACATTTAGAGTTGCTATTACCAGTAGGTATCTCTTTCTACACTTTTCAAGCGTGTGGATATATGATAGATGTTTACAGGCGGCAGATTATGGTAGAGAGGAATTTTTGCACATATGCACTGTTTATCTCTTTTTTTCCGCAAATTGCAGCTGGCCCTATTGGGAGAGGCAAGGAGTTGTTGCCGCAGTTTAAGGTAAAGCACTATCTTAATAGAGAGGATATTACTACTGGATTACGCTGGATGTTGTGGGGCTATTTTATGAAGGTTGTGGTAGCGGATAGGTTGGCTTTATATACAGATGCTGTGTTTGGCAACATAGCACATCATACAGGGGGGTCGATATTAGTAGCTGCTGTGCTTTTCACTTTTCAGATTTATTGTGACTTTGCTGGATACTCTTTTATTGCTTTAGGGTGTGCACGTATTATGGGATTTCGATTGATTGTGAACTTTGCACGACCTTATATGGCAACTAGCGTACAAGACTTTTGGCGGAGGTGGCATATTTCACTTTCTACTTGGTTTAGGGATTACCTCTATATTCCTTTGGGGGGTAGCCGTTGCAGCAAGTGGCGTACAAGGATGAATCTAATGATAACTTTTGTAGTGAGTGGGTTGTGGCATGGAGCTAACTGGACCTTCGTGATCTGGGGTGGATTGAATGGGCTCTTTCAAGTGATAGGTAATGTAATAAATCCTATCAAAGAACAGACGCGTTTGTGTTGTGGATTGAGAAAGGATAGTATATGGCTAAAGGCTTTTAATATCTTACTGACTTTTGTACTAATGACAGTTACATGGACTTTTTTCAAAGCACATACATTGGAGGATGCATTATTAGCTATTAGCAAGATGGTACTACCAGCAGGAGTTCTTTATAAACCCGACCTTTCTGTGTTACTCTATGGCACGATGGGGGTAGGTGTGTTGATGGGGTGTGATATGCTTGAAGAGAAGAATGGAAAGCATCCGTTACTAGAGAATGACTCGATAACTATTCGCTTTGCTTCGTATGTGGTTCTATCAATGATAATTCTAAGTGTAGGAGTCTTTGATGGTGGACAGTTTATCTACTTTCAATTCTAA